One window of the Desulfomonile tiedjei genome contains the following:
- a CDS encoding HPP family protein, whose translation MNYFAKMKGTTKSPPAVSLAEIGLSWLGAFIGIACVALVQAFMFDGTDLVFMTGSFGASAVLVYGATKSPLAQPRNLVGGHFLSGLIGVAAFDIFPTQPVIGAAAAVATAIAVMHATKTLHPPGGATALIAVIGGEKVHALGFLYALMPATAGAVILLIVALVFNNLPKARRYPEFWL comes from the coding sequence ATGAACTATTTCGCGAAGATGAAAGGGACCACCAAAAGTCCACCGGCTGTTAGTCTAGCCGAGATAGGCTTGTCCTGGCTCGGCGCGTTCATCGGGATTGCATGTGTGGCCCTTGTGCAGGCCTTCATGTTCGACGGAACCGATTTGGTGTTCATGACCGGCTCTTTTGGAGCGTCGGCCGTGCTTGTTTACGGCGCAACCAAGAGCCCGCTGGCTCAGCCCAGAAATCTTGTGGGCGGACACTTTCTGTCAGGGCTGATCGGAGTGGCTGCATTTGACATTTTCCCCACACAGCCCGTGATAGGAGCCGCTGCCGCAGTAGCCACCGCAATAGCTGTCATGCACGCGACCAAAACCCTCCATCCCCCTGGGGGAGCCACTGCTCTGATAGCTGTTATAGGCGGAGAAAAAGTGCATGCACTTGGCTTTCTTTACGCCCTGATGCCCGCAACCGCCGGCGCAGTGATACTTCTAATTGTGGCCTTGGTGTTCAACAACCTACCGAAAGCCAGAAGGTACCCCGAATTCTGGCTCTAG
- a CDS encoding CBS domain-containing protein, which translates to MSDATIEACIPVDISDDDILDAMRDISGYLDITPGDFKEVYIKAYRHAVTRLTRSVKAADVMTRDVVSVRQDTPLKEVAELMAVRKISGLPVVDDARRVVGVVSEKDFLAAMGRGEADTLMAVVAQCLVGKGCLAAPYRAKFARDIMTSPAVTVPSETPILEVSALLSEKKVNRVPVVDADGIMIGIVSRADVLRSSFFPEGV; encoded by the coding sequence ATGTCTGACGCAACAATTGAAGCGTGCATTCCCGTAGACATTTCGGATGACGACATTTTGGACGCCATGCGGGACATCTCAGGCTACCTGGACATAACCCCCGGCGATTTCAAAGAGGTTTACATCAAGGCCTACCGACATGCCGTCACTAGGCTCACTCGTTCGGTTAAAGCAGCGGACGTTATGACCCGGGACGTGGTGTCTGTGCGGCAAGATACGCCGCTGAAGGAGGTGGCGGAACTCATGGCGGTCCGGAAGATCTCCGGACTCCCGGTCGTGGATGATGCCCGCCGTGTAGTGGGAGTAGTTTCCGAGAAAGACTTTCTTGCCGCAATGGGCAGGGGGGAAGCCGACACGTTGATGGCAGTGGTCGCGCAGTGTCTGGTGGGCAAAGGCTGCCTAGCGGCTCCTTACCGTGCAAAATTCGCGCGAGACATAATGACATCTCCCGCGGTTACGGTCCCGTCGGAAACTCCGATCCTGGAAGTTTCCGCTCTCCTATCGGAAAAGAAGGTCAACCGAGTGCCTGTGGTGGACGCTGACGGTATCATGATCGGGATAGTGTCACGAGCGGATGTGCTGCGATCGTCTTTTTTCCCGGAGGGCGTATGA